The DNA sequence TGCCATCCAAAGCTACTCATATCGTATTATGATGCATCGCATCCCGATGGAGGAATAGGACAATGACTAAAATCATCCTGGTGCGCCATGGCCAGACCCCGTGGAATAAGGACAAGATTTTTCGCGGCTCCAAGGATATCCCATTGAATGAGCAGGGCCGGGAGGAAGCCCGCCTGGCCGGGGAATGGCTGCAGGAAGAAACCATCCACGCCGCCTATACTTCACCCCTCTCCCGCTCCCGGGATACGGCTCGGGCTATTGCTCAACATCACTATGTCGAAGTCCAAGACCTTCCCGGCCTCACCGACCTCTGTTATGGGGATTGGGAGGGATTGCCCTTGACGGAGGTCAAGGTCAATTATGCCGACCTTTACCGGCAATGGGAGGCAACACCGCATATGGTGCGGTTTCCTCAAGGGGAGACCTTAGCAGAAGTGCGCGGCCGCGCCTGGTCGGCAGTGGCCAAGGTAGTCGCCCGGCATCCGGATGAAACCGTATTGCTATCGGCTCACCGCGCCGTCAATAAGGTGCTTATCGCCGCCTTTATCGGCCTGGATGACTCCCACTTCTGGCGCATCGGCCAGGACACCACCGCGGTCAACCGGTTTATCTGGACCGGCGCCACCTGGCAGATTATTTCCCTGAACGACGTCTCGCACCTGCGCGGTATGGCTCGAGGGGAGTACGTCGATTTTTAAGGCCGGCGGACTGCAAAACTTGAAATATGGCTTGTTATAGCACAACATCCATGCCATTTTGTTACTTATGATTATTTCCTTCAAAAAAGAGGGAAATGAAGATATCTCAACGGGAAGCACACCAAAGCAGCCCGCATGATCTGCCCGGAAAGGTTATGGATACAACATGGCCTTGACAGACCGAATCAGATATCGTGATAAATCACATTAACTTAGCAACGACACCATAGGCTTCTGACAATACCTCCGGCAGCTTCTCTTTAGCAGGCCCACCGGCCTGAGCCATATCAGGCCGACCGCCGCCCTTCCCTCCTAGTCTGGCGGCCAGCTCACCAACAATCTTGCCGGCATGCAACCGGTCCGTCAGGTCTTTGGTGACCACGGTGATGAGCATCGCCTTATCGCCCCGACCGCTCCCCAAGATGATAACCCCGCTCTGAAGCCGGTCTTTGAGCTTATCGGCAAAATCCCTGAGACCTTTGGGATCGGCAACGTCCACCTCCAGGGCCAGTACTTTGACCCCATCCACGTGGCGCACCCGTTCCAGCAGGTCGCCGGAGCGGGCTGCGGCCAACTGTCCCTGCAGGGCTTCCACCTCTTTTTCCAACTCCCGCTGACGTTGCAGGAGCTTATCAAGCCTGGCAAGAATCTCCCCCTTACCGGCTTTGAGCCGCTGACCTACAGCGGAAAGTTCCTGGCTCTCTTCCTGAAGGTAACGCAGCGCCGCAGCACCGCACACGGCTTCAATGCGCCGGATGCCGGCCGCAACGCTGGATTCTGAAATAATCTTGCAGAATCCGATATCGCCGGTTTGGTCCACGTGAGCCCCGCCGCATAATTCTAGACTTACTCCCGGCACCGCCACCAGACGCACGATGTTGCCGTATTTTTCATCGAAGAGGGCCATGGCGCCGGTTTCCAGGGCCTCGGACATTGGCATATAGCTGACATTCACCGGTAGATTCTGTTGGATATCGTGCAGGAGATCGACTTCCAGCTGGGCCAGGACCGCATCGCTGAGGCCGGTAAAATGGCTATAATCAAAGCGGAACCGGTCCGGCGCCACCAGAGAGCCGGCCTGCTTGACATGGTCGCCCAAACGATGGCGCAAGGCGGCATGCAACAGATGCGTGGCGGTGTGGTGACAGGCGATCTGGCGGCGGCGACCGGCGTCTATAGCCAGTACCACCTTTTTTCCGACCCTGATCTCTCCCTGTTTAATTTCACCCTTATGAATAACCACATCATTGGGCAGCCGCTGGACATCGGTGATCGTGATCAAAAAATCGGGACCGCGGATCGTGCCGGTGTCAGCCACCTGGCCGCCGGATTCCGCATAAAAAGGTGTGGTTTCAACGACAATTTCCACCGACCGGCCGGCCTTGGCCCCGCTCACCGTCGCACCTTCCTGGATGATGGCCAGGATCTGGGATTCCGCCTCAAATTGGTCATAGCCCACAAATACCGTGGCCTCCAAGTCCTGAAGGACTTGATAGACCGGAGGAAGTTCACCCGGCAAGCCCCCCTTCCAGGATTGCCGCGAACTTTCCCGCTGACGGGACATGTGCTCATTGAAACCGCTGAGGTCCAACTCGAGCTGCTGTTCCTGCAGGACATCGGTAATCAAGTCCAGGGGGAAACCATACGTATCGTAGAGTTTGAAAGCGATATCACCGGGAAGCCGACGCTCCCCTCTGGCCTTGAGGTCCTCCAGATTGTCGGTGAGAATCTTCAAGCCGTGATCCAGGGTTTCAGCAAACCGCTCTTCTTCATTGTGTACCACCTGGTCAATAAAGGATCGGGCGTCCAGCAATTCGGGGTAATCTCCTCCCATCAGCTCAATTACCTTCTGGCCCACCGGCGCCAGGAACGGCTGCTTGAAGCCTAGGAGGCGGCCAAAACGCACCGCCCGGCGCAGGATGCGCCGCAGTACGTAGCCCCGACCTTCGTTGCTAGGCAGAACGCCATCCGTAATCAGGAAGGTAATAGCCCGGCAATGATCGGCAATGACCTTGAAAGCCACGTCCAAAGCCGGATCTTGACCATAGGCTATCCCAGCCAGCTCTTCGGTGCGGGCAATGACCGGCCGGATGAGGTCGGTATCAAAATTTGTAGGAACGCCCTGAATAACCGCCGTGAGGCGCTCCAACCCCATACCGGTGTCGATGCTCGGTTTGGGCAGAGGCGTCAGATTGCCCTGTTCATCCCGGTTGAACTGCATGAAGACCAGATTCCAGATCTCCAGGTAGCGGTCGCAGTCACAGCGGCCGATACCGCAGTCAGGACCGCAGGCCCGTTCTTCCCCCTGGTCGATGATAATCTCCGAACAGGGGCCACAAGGACCGGTGTCGCCCATAGCCCAGAAATTATCCTTCTCTCCCAACCGGACGATCCGCTCCCGGGGAAGGTGAATGACATCGTGCCACAGGTCGGCAGCCTCATCATCATCATGATAGACCGTAGCCCATAAGCGTTCGGTGGGCAGTTTATAATGTTCCGTCAGAAGCTCCCATGCCATTTCGATGGCCCCGGCTTTGAAATAATCGCCAAAGGAAAAATTGCCTAACATCTCAAAAAAGGTGTGGTGGCGGGCGGTTTTGCCGACGTTCTCCAGGTCGTTGTGTTTGCCACCGGCCCGGACGCATTTCTGGGCCGAAGCGGCGCGAGAATAGCCACGCTGTTCTTCTCCCAAAAAAAGCCGCTTAAACTGCACCATACCCGCATTGGTAAACAACAGAGTCGGATCATGGGCCGGAACCAGAGAGGAGCTGGCCACCCTCACATGACGTTTACTCTCAAAATAGGCCAAGAATTTTTCACGGATTTCTTTTCCGGTCATGCCGTTTCTCCCTTAACCGCCTCTGATTCGGACCCCGGATTTTTCGTAACGCCGAATTTTGCCCTTACTTGAGTATCAAGCTCGGCCAATACCTCCGGATGTTCCCGCAGGAAGGCCTTGGCATTTTCCCGGCCCTGAGCCATCCTTTCAGAGCCATAGCTGTACCAGGAGCCGCTCTTTTGGACCAGGTTCAGATCTGCAGCTAGGTCTAGAAGATCCCCCTCCCTGGAAATGCCCTGGCCAAAGATGACGTCGAATTCACATTCCCGGAAGGGCGCCGCCAGTTTGTTTTTGACCACCCGGACCTTGGTGCGCGAACCGATAATCTCATTGCCGTCTTTGAGCGGCAGCCCCTTGCGAATATCCAACCGCTGAGAGGCGTAGAATTTCAGGGCATTACCGCCGGTGGTGGTCTCCGGATTGCCGTAGACCAGACCGATCTTCATGCGGATCTGATTGATGAAGATCACCGAGGTCTGGGATTTGCTGATCGCCGCGGTGAGCTTGCGCAGGGCCTGCGACATCAACCGGGCCTGGGAACCCATCTGGGCGTCTCCCATGTCGCCCTCGATCTCGGAACGGGGCACCAACGCCGCTACCGAATCCACCACAATGGCGTCCAAGGCATTGGAGCGCACCAGGATTTCGGCAATCTCCAGGGCCTGCTCGCCGGTATCCGGCTGGGAAATGAGCAGATCCTCGGTCTTGACTCCCAACCGCCGGGCATAATTAAGATCCAAAGCGTGCTCGGCATCGATGAAGGCGGCCACTCCTCCCAACTTCTGCGCTTCGGCAATGATGTGCAAGGCCAGTGTAGTCTTGCCGGACGATTCGGGGCCGAAAATTTCTACAACCCGGCCTCGGGGGATGCCGCCGATGCCCAGAGCCAGATCGAGAGAGAGGGACCCGGTTGGGATCACCCCAATATCCGCCGTTCTTTCATCGGCACCCAACCGCATGATAGAGCCCCGACCGTATTGTTTTTCGATCTGGTTCAAGGCCTGCTCCAGGGCCTTGGATTTGTCATTCGCCAACGCGGTGGCCATAGTAGAATACCCTCTTGGTTAAATAAAAAGTTTCTAGTTTCTAGTTTCCGGTTTCAGACTTTAAGACTGATTGTCATGACCTCTCAATCACCCGCGCACCATGGAAAGGTTTTTATTATTACCCTCACCTTAACTCTCTCCCAGAGGAAGAGGAATTTTAGGAAGTTATTTAATGACCGATAACTTTGGCACAGGTTAGAAAGCCTGTGCTACCGGCAAATGATTTTTATGATTGACAGGTGATTTATAACTATGAATGGATAATTTACCTTGCAATCAAGCATCTTAGTCAGCACCCAGCAGTCAATGTGTCACCATTTAACTTTATCTCCTGCAGCACGGTGTAGAGCGATCCCTGAGGGCGTAGAGTGCTGCGATAAAGAACTACACAAGTTACCGAAAAATCGTCAAACTTGGGGAGGACGACGCCCTCCAGCAGTTGCTGCAACTGCTCCCGCCCTCGGTTGGAACGGACCCGGCCCAGGGTCAGGTGCGGGGTAAACTTCCGCTTTTCAGCAGGAAATCCGAGGAGAGCAAAAACCTGCTCCAAACTCCGATGCAGGCGCGTCAAGCTCTCGGTCTGGCCGTTGAGGCCCAGCCAGATCACCCGGGGATTGCGGAAACTGGGGAATGCCCCCACTCCCTCTGCTCCCAACAGAAAAGGCGGGGTAGTCCGGGCGATACCGGCTGCCGCTTGGATAATCGCCTCGATCTGAGAGGCATCGATGTCTCCGAAAAACTTCAATGTCAGATGGATATTATCCACCGACGACCACCGCACGTCGGCGCCGCTCTTTTTGAGATAACCCTGTACCTCTGACAACCCGTTCCGGTAACTCTTGGGCAGATCAACGGCTAAAAAGGCCCGGATCATTGCAGTTCTCGCCGGAGCCAGTCCATGGCGGTCTGGGCCGTGAGTATTTTGATTTCCTCGCGGCTGCCCTGGAAGAGACAGTGTCGGGTTTTGACCCCCTGAGGTCCGGCCAGACCCAGGTAAACGGTGCCGACGGGTTTTTTGGGCGATCCTCCCGTAGGCCCGGCGATACCGGTGACTGCCAGGCTGTACGACACCCCGAAAACATCCCGGACACCCACCGCCATGGCCGCTGCTGTCGGTCCGCTGACGGCGCCGTGGGTGTGCAGAGTTGACTCCGGAACATGCAGGAGGTTTACTTTCGCCCGATTGCTGTAAGTCACTACCCCACCTTGAAAGTAGTCGGAACTGCCAGGGATATTCGTCAGCCGGTGGCAGATCAGGCCGCCGCTGCAGGATTCGGCCACTGCCAGGGTCAACTGCCGAACCCGCAGTTGTCGACCCAGAATTTCCTCCAGGGTGTCGTCGCTTCCACCCAAAAAGGCGTCGCCAGCCTGAGCGGCAAGCTCTTGGGCTACAGCCTCCAGCTTTTTTTCCAGTGCCTCCGACTTGGGCCCGCGCACAGTCAGGGTAAGGTGGTTCTCGGGAAAATTGGGATAGTAGCCAACGCTGACCCCCTGATGGTCCTGGGCCAAGTTCTGGAAAAGGTCCTCCAGTTCGGTTTCGTGCAGCCCGAAAAAACGCAGGGTACGTTCACAGACCGCTTCGCCCCCGGCGGCTGCCAGGAGGAGGGCCGGCAAGACATAGTTGTCGAATAACAGGCGCATTTCCCGAGGCACGCCGGGAAGAAAATAGAGCCTCGCCCCCTGATGGTTCAGGTAGAAGCCGCAGGCGGCGCCATTAGGATCCAAGATACAAGCGCCCTGCGGTACCAGGGCCAGACGGGCAAACCGCTCCTCCCAAGGAAGCCCCCGCAAACGAAAACACTCCCTTAGGCGCGCCAGCAGATATTCATCCTGACGCAGCGGTAGATGCAGCACTTCCGCCGCTGCCGCGGCGGTGATGTCATCCTCCGTCGGCCCCAAACCACCGGTAACGATAATGAACCGGGAACGGCTGAGCCCCCGGGACAGGGTATCTTGAAACAGCGGGGCGGCGTCGCCCAGGATGGTGATGACCTGAACCTTGAGTCCCGCAGCATGGAGGCGGACGGCGGCATAACGCGCATTGGCATCGGCGATCCGACCGCTAAGAAGCTCATTGCCGGTAGTGATTATCTCTCCTAAGAAATCTGCAGTACTCACGGAATCATAAACCTTATCAGTGCAGTCAGCACGAGCCAGGCATAGAGTCCGGCCACTACATCGTCCAGCATGATCCCCAGCCCCCCGGTCAGACGGGTATTTATCAGACCGGCGGGAAAAGGTTTGACAATATCAAACAGCCGGAACAGCGCCAGGCTCATAAGCATAAAGAAAACATTCCTGGGACAGCCCGCCAGGGCGATAAGCTGCCCCACAACCTCATCAATAACGATAACCGGCGCATCATGCTGCTTCAGCAGCGTCTCCGCCCTGCCGCTCAGGTAGATTCCGCCAATGAGCAGTACTATGATCGTCAGGCTGTACTTTAGAATACTTAGGGGTTGGAGAAGCCACCACAAAGGCAGGACCGCCAATGATCCCCAGGTGCCGGGCGCCAGCGGCAGCCTGCCCGCCCCAAACCAGGAGGCTAGTAACACGATTAGCTTATCCTGCCGACTCATGCCGAAGTATCTAAGCGCCCGGCCAAATCTAGACTTTCTAGTTGAAAATACATGGATATGCCTCTTCTGTCAAGGGCTGTTGCAGCAACCGGCAGTGCTAGCGGCAAAAGCTCCGCCAGGAGAGATTAACGGTTGTGCCGACTCCAGAAATACCGCATAATAATATATACGGCCAGAGCAATTATAGCGTCAACTAGCTCAATGGTTCAAGGTCATTTAATCTGCAGAGGATTTCTATCTCTATGCTTTTCAAACTTCTCGCGGCCGCTCTTTCCGGTCTGTTGCTGGCCATAGCGCTGCCAAAATTCAATATTGCCTATTGCCTGTGGATCGGACTCATACCATTGCTCTGGGCCCTCCAGGGAACCAGCGGCCGCAAGGCCTTTCTGGTCGGTTTGATCAACGGACTGGCCCAAAACCTGGGCACCCTTTATTGGATCATGTACGTCACCGTGGTGTATGGCAAGCTACCGGCACCCGTGGGGGGAATCATTCTTCTCCTGCTGGCCGCCTATATCAGTTTATACCGCGGTCTTTGGGCCTGGCTCTACACCTGGGGAGAAACCCGCGGACTGGCCGGCTACTGGTGGGGTCCAGCCCTGTGGGTGAGTCTGGAGTTTGTGCAGACCTATATGTTCTCCGGCTTCCCCTGGATGCTGTTAGGCTACGGGTTGCACCAATCCCCCTATCTCATACAAGTTGTAGATATAACAGGTACATACGGTCTGGCCGCCCTCATCGTCATGGTTAATATCGGTCTGTATCAATTGCTGCAAGGCTGGGCCGTCGGTCGCGCCAGGTTCCGCCCGCTGGCCATCAGCCTGGTTTTTCTTGGTATTGCCCTGGGGTATGGCTACTTCCGCCTGCCGCAGGTGCAGCAGCAGATGGCCCAGAGCCCTACGGCGAAGCTCTCGGTGGTTCAAGGAAATATCGAGCAGGGGCGGAAATGGGATCCTCACTATCAGGGAGAGACAATCAATATTTACGGTGAATTAACCCGAAAAAGCAGCATTCAGCAGCCACAGGTGATTGTCTGGCCGGAGACCGCCGCACCCTTCTTTTTCCTGCGTGATAAAGAACTGTCAGCCCGGCTGATTAACATTGCCCGGCAGAACGGGTCTTATCTTTTCTTCGGCAGCCCGGCCTTTGAATTCGGCCCCGCTGGAGAGTTCTTTTTTAACCGGGCGTACCTGTTGTCGCCGGACGGCGAGGTAGTTGGTTCATATGATAAGGCCCACCTGGTACCGTATGGCGAATATGTCCCCCTGAGGCGTCTTTTTCCCTTTATCGGCAAAATGGTACCGATGGTGGGAGACTTTAAAGAGGGTCCCCCCGGCGTGGTGCTGGCACTACCCCAGGTCAATCTGGGATCGCTCATCTGTTTTGAATCCATCTTCCCCTATTTAAGCCGGGCAATGGTACGGAACGGGGCGAATGTCCTGGTAAACATCACCAATGACGCCTGGTTTGGCCGGACCAGCGCCCCCTATCAGCATCTGGCCATGGCCGTAGTCCGGGCAGTGGAAAATCGCGTGGCGCTGGCCCGAGCCGCCAACACCGGCGTCAGCGCCTTAGCAACCCCGGACGGCGGCATTCTCTGGACCTCCGAACTCTATACAACTGCGGCCCACACCGCCGCCCTACCGTTGCTTTCGGGCGGCAGTTTCTATACCCGCTATGGCGATATTTTTTCCTGGTCGGCTATTGGCCTGACTATTTTGGGGCTGGCCAGCGGTCTGGCCCTTGGAAGACGGCGGCGATGAGTCAGACGGAAAGGGAAAGAGTCAAAACCGAATTCCGCTGTGGCTATGTGGCTCTAGGCGGCGTTCCCAACGTCGGCAAATCGACCCTCCTCAACCGCCTGGTGGCGGAAAAACTGGCCATCACCTCACCCAAACCCCAAACCACCCGTCACCGTCTCCTGGGAATAGTTCATCTCCCCCGGGCTCAACTGCTGTTTATGGACATGCCCGGCATTATCGACCCTGGCTCCCTCTTGAATGAGAGCCTGGTCAACACCGCCCTCGGAACCTTAAAAGATGCCGACGTAGTGGTCTGGCTGGTAACGCCTCAGGAAACCGCGGCCGAAAGCCGGGTGATCCTTCCCCACATACGCCTGCTGGCCAAACCGGTGGTCATCGCCATCAATAAAATCGACACAATCCCGAAGTTGGAGATTCTCCCCCTTATTGAGTTTTACCACTCTCTTCTACCCGAAGCGCCAGTGACGCCAGTGGCCGCCCTTACCGGGGATGGCCTGCCCCATCTCTTAACTGAAATTATTAACCTGTTGCCGAAAGCGCCCCCTCTCTACCCCGATGATCAGCTCACCGACCAGACCGAGCGCTTTCTGGCCGCGGAATTTATCCGGGAACGGGTTTTTCACCACACTGCCGAGGAAATTCCCTATGCCGCTGCAGTACAGCTCGAAGAATTTGACGAAAAGGATCGCCCCCGCCTGATCCGCCTGCGGGCCGTCATCTATGTGGAGCGCGACTCTCAAAAGGCCATCATGATCGGCAGAAAGGGCGCCCGCTTGAAAGCCATCGGCCAGGAGGCCCGGATCGATCTGGAAATTCTTTTGGGATGCAAGGTCTATCTCGAACTATGGGTCAAGGTCTGGAAAAATTGGCGTAAGGACCCGCGAGCCCTCAAGGAACTAGGATATTTAATTTCCTGACCGAAAAGTTCGATAAATATGTATTAGGCCAATCTGAGAATCCGGAAGGCGGGATGCGCTTCGCTTTCCCGTCCACGTTTTCTACAGTTCTTGTCTTTACTCAAGATCAAGCACCCGGCACTCAATAAGATTATGTCATTCTCTGCTTCTCAGATAAAATCGGTGATCATCTTGTTGGGCGGTTGCCTTACGCTGGCCCCGCGGGCGGCTGGCGCGATTCAGACGCATGGTCCTCCCGAGGGCTTGTATGTCCATCAACTAGGACATCTGTGCTTTCTTACCGCTATGGTGTTTATCTGCTTGGTCATCTGGAGGCGGGGCCTGCGCCGCCAGCGCGGTTTCCGTTATATCTTTCGTGCCGGCATTCTTCTGGCGCTCTGGAACTTATTGACTTTTTGGGGGCATTGGGCTGAAGAGCGGCTCAGTCCGACCGCAGTAAGCG is a window from the Desulfobacca acetoxidans DSM 11109 genome containing:
- a CDS encoding histidine phosphatase family protein, with protein sequence MTKIILVRHGQTPWNKDKIFRGSKDIPLNEQGREEARLAGEWLQEETIHAAYTSPLSRSRDTARAIAQHHYVEVQDLPGLTDLCYGDWEGLPLTEVKVNYADLYRQWEATPHMVRFPQGETLAEVRGRAWSAVAKVVARHPDETVLLSAHRAVNKVLIAAFIGLDDSHFWRIGQDTTAVNRFIWTGATWQIISLNDVSHLRGMARGEYVDF
- the alaS gene encoding alanine--tRNA ligase — protein: MTGKEIREKFLAYFESKRHVRVASSSLVPAHDPTLLFTNAGMVQFKRLFLGEEQRGYSRAASAQKCVRAGGKHNDLENVGKTARHHTFFEMLGNFSFGDYFKAGAIEMAWELLTEHYKLPTERLWATVYHDDDEAADLWHDVIHLPRERIVRLGEKDNFWAMGDTGPCGPCSEIIIDQGEERACGPDCGIGRCDCDRYLEIWNLVFMQFNRDEQGNLTPLPKPSIDTGMGLERLTAVIQGVPTNFDTDLIRPVIARTEELAGIAYGQDPALDVAFKVIADHCRAITFLITDGVLPSNEGRGYVLRRILRRAVRFGRLLGFKQPFLAPVGQKVIELMGGDYPELLDARSFIDQVVHNEEERFAETLDHGLKILTDNLEDLKARGERRLPGDIAFKLYDTYGFPLDLITDVLQEQQLELDLSGFNEHMSRQRESSRQSWKGGLPGELPPVYQVLQDLEATVFVGYDQFEAESQILAIIQEGATVSGAKAGRSVEIVVETTPFYAESGGQVADTGTIRGPDFLITITDVQRLPNDVVIHKGEIKQGEIRVGKKVVLAIDAGRRRQIACHHTATHLLHAALRHRLGDHVKQAGSLVAPDRFRFDYSHFTGLSDAVLAQLEVDLLHDIQQNLPVNVSYMPMSEALETGAMALFDEKYGNIVRLVAVPGVSLELCGGAHVDQTGDIGFCKIISESSVAAGIRRIEAVCGAAALRYLQEESQELSAVGQRLKAGKGEILARLDKLLQRQRELEKEVEALQGQLAAARSGDLLERVRHVDGVKVLALEVDVADPKGLRDFADKLKDRLQSGVIILGSGRGDKAMLITVVTKDLTDRLHAGKIVGELAARLGGKGGGRPDMAQAGGPAKEKLPEVLSEAYGVVAKLM
- the recA gene encoding recombinase RecA, which produces MATALANDKSKALEQALNQIEKQYGRGSIMRLGADERTADIGVIPTGSLSLDLALGIGGIPRGRVVEIFGPESSGKTTLALHIIAEAQKLGGVAAFIDAEHALDLNYARRLGVKTEDLLISQPDTGEQALEIAEILVRSNALDAIVVDSVAALVPRSEIEGDMGDAQMGSQARLMSQALRKLTAAISKSQTSVIFINQIRMKIGLVYGNPETTTGGNALKFYASQRLDIRKGLPLKDGNEIIGSRTKVRVVKNKLAAPFRECEFDVIFGQGISREGDLLDLAADLNLVQKSGSWYSYGSERMAQGRENAKAFLREHPEVLAELDTQVRAKFGVTKNPGSESEAVKGETA
- the thpR gene encoding RNA 2',3'-cyclic phosphodiesterase, with translation MIRAFLAVDLPKSYRNGLSEVQGYLKKSGADVRWSSVDNIHLTLKFFGDIDASQIEAIIQAAAGIARTTPPFLLGAEGVGAFPSFRNPRVIWLGLNGQTESLTRLHRSLEQVFALLGFPAEKRKFTPHLTLGRVRSNRGREQLQQLLEGVVLPKFDDFSVTCVVLYRSTLRPQGSLYTVLQEIKLNGDTLTAGC
- a CDS encoding competence/damage-inducible protein A → MSTADFLGEIITTGNELLSGRIADANARYAAVRLHAAGLKVQVITILGDAAPLFQDTLSRGLSRSRFIIVTGGLGPTEDDITAAAAAEVLHLPLRQDEYLLARLRECFRLRGLPWEERFARLALVPQGACILDPNGAACGFYLNHQGARLYFLPGVPREMRLLFDNYVLPALLLAAAGGEAVCERTLRFFGLHETELEDLFQNLAQDHQGVSVGYYPNFPENHLTLTVRGPKSEALEKKLEAVAQELAAQAGDAFLGGSDDTLEEILGRQLRVRQLTLAVAESCSGGLICHRLTNIPGSSDYFQGGVVTYSNRAKVNLLHVPESTLHTHGAVSGPTAAAMAVGVRDVFGVSYSLAVTGIAGPTGGSPKKPVGTVYLGLAGPQGVKTRHCLFQGSREEIKILTAQTAMDWLRRELQ
- a CDS encoding phosphatidylglycerophosphatase A family protein, yielding MSRQDKLIVLLASWFGAGRLPLAPGTWGSLAVLPLWWLLQPLSILKYSLTIIVLLIGGIYLSGRAETLLKQHDAPVIVIDEVVGQLIALAGCPRNVFFMLMSLALFRLFDIVKPFPAGLINTRLTGGLGIMLDDVVAGLYAWLVLTALIRFMIP
- the lnt gene encoding apolipoprotein N-acyltransferase, with translation MLFKLLAAALSGLLLAIALPKFNIAYCLWIGLIPLLWALQGTSGRKAFLVGLINGLAQNLGTLYWIMYVTVVYGKLPAPVGGIILLLLAAYISLYRGLWAWLYTWGETRGLAGYWWGPALWVSLEFVQTYMFSGFPWMLLGYGLHQSPYLIQVVDITGTYGLAALIVMVNIGLYQLLQGWAVGRARFRPLAISLVFLGIALGYGYFRLPQVQQQMAQSPTAKLSVVQGNIEQGRKWDPHYQGETINIYGELTRKSSIQQPQVIVWPETAAPFFFLRDKELSARLINIARQNGSYLFFGSPAFEFGPAGEFFFNRAYLLSPDGEVVGSYDKAHLVPYGEYVPLRRLFPFIGKMVPMVGDFKEGPPGVVLALPQVNLGSLICFESIFPYLSRAMVRNGANVLVNITNDAWFGRTSAPYQHLAMAVVRAVENRVALARAANTGVSALATPDGGILWTSELYTTAAHTAALPLLSGGSFYTRYGDIFSWSAIGLTILGLASGLALGRRRR
- the era gene encoding GTPase Era, producing the protein MSQTERERVKTEFRCGYVALGGVPNVGKSTLLNRLVAEKLAITSPKPQTTRHRLLGIVHLPRAQLLFMDMPGIIDPGSLLNESLVNTALGTLKDADVVVWLVTPQETAAESRVILPHIRLLAKPVVIAINKIDTIPKLEILPLIEFYHSLLPEAPVTPVAALTGDGLPHLLTEIINLLPKAPPLYPDDQLTDQTERFLAAEFIRERVFHHTAEEIPYAAAVQLEEFDEKDRPRLIRLRAVIYVERDSQKAIMIGRKGARLKAIGQEARIDLEILLGCKVYLELWVKVWKNWRKDPRALKELGYLIS